Proteins encoded by one window of Geobacter sp. DSM 9736:
- a CDS encoding DUF1848 domain-containing protein encodes MQIVSASRRTDIPAFYSQWLMNRLRAGFAKVPNPFNPRQVSTVMLRPEMVACLMLVTKDPRPMIACLDELDHRGYRYCFQVTMTGLPRMFEPKVPGPGAITPAMLHLARRLGADRVIWRFDPILLSPSVTQARIVSTFATLAEKLAGSVTTVIVSFARNYRSAGRRLARAAADEPVHFLAGDATEKRALAEALAAVAVEKGMRIQSCAEPVDLTSYGIKPGSCIDVDLIRRLFDIELAPAKDRGQRTDCRCARSVDLGIYGTCSHGCLYCYASCDSRLTGGEMHDPTADSLLGMIGEPEESQPFLL; translated from the coding sequence ATGCAGATCGTCTCCGCAAGCCGCCGCACCGACATCCCTGCCTTTTACTCGCAGTGGCTCATGAACCGTCTTCGAGCGGGTTTCGCGAAGGTGCCGAATCCATTCAACCCTCGGCAGGTGAGCACCGTAATGCTCCGTCCAGAGATGGTCGCCTGCCTGATGCTTGTGACCAAGGACCCCCGCCCCATGATTGCCTGCCTGGATGAACTCGACCACCGCGGATACCGCTACTGTTTCCAGGTGACGATGACGGGCCTGCCCCGCATGTTCGAACCCAAAGTCCCGGGACCGGGAGCCATCACTCCCGCTATGCTTCACCTGGCCCGCCGGCTCGGTGCGGATCGGGTCATCTGGCGGTTCGACCCGATCCTCCTCTCCCCCTCCGTTACCCAGGCCAGAATCGTCAGTACGTTTGCCACTCTCGCAGAAAAGCTTGCAGGAAGCGTCACGACAGTGATCGTCAGCTTCGCCCGCAACTACCGCAGCGCTGGCAGGCGCCTTGCGAGAGCAGCCGCAGACGAACCTGTACATTTTCTGGCAGGGGACGCAACCGAAAAACGTGCGCTGGCCGAAGCCCTCGCTGCGGTGGCGGTCGAAAAAGGGATGAGGATTCAGTCCTGCGCCGAACCCGTTGATCTTACTTCTTATGGGATAAAACCGGGAAGTTGCATCGACGTCGACCTCATCAGGAGGCTCTTCGATATCGAACTTGCACCTGCGAAAGACCGCGGGCAACGCACCGACTGCCGCTGCGCCCGAAGTGTGGATCTCGGCATATATGGCACCTGCTCTCACGGCTGCCTTTACTGCTACGCCTCCTGCGACAGTCGGTTAACCGGAGGAGAAATGCACGATCCCACAGCTGATTCACTCCTCGGAATGATCGGCGAGCCTGAAGAGTCACAACCTTTCCTGCTCTGA
- a CDS encoding NAD(P)/FAD-dependent oxidoreductase: MLDVLVAGGGIAGLSAALILGRCRRRVLVVDSGRPRNLKSSELHGFLSRDGIDPLELRSIGRQQLERYTTVSYRSGTVVDAEDNDEQYRVTLDSGEQFSTRYLLIATGLIDLLPPVAGIEDFYGRSVFHCPYCDGWERRDQPLAAYGDGAKGAEYALELTGWSSDIVLCTDGGPLPPPEQLSRLERNGIGLRSERIARLSGEMGRLEAIEFEGAPPLPRNALFFSPGQFQASPLAEKLRCSVTEGVVNTAKFQQVHSRLFVAGDAARSVQLAIVAAAEGVEAAFAINTALLKENLR, encoded by the coding sequence ATGCTCGACGTGCTTGTAGCCGGAGGAGGAATAGCGGGGCTGAGCGCGGCCCTTATTCTGGGAAGGTGCCGACGAAGGGTCCTCGTTGTCGACTCCGGAAGACCAAGGAACTTGAAATCCTCGGAACTTCACGGGTTTCTTTCACGTGACGGAATCGATCCGCTGGAGTTGCGTTCAATTGGACGTCAGCAACTGGAACGCTATACGACCGTCTCATATCGCAGCGGCACGGTGGTGGATGCGGAAGATAACGACGAACAGTACCGCGTGACGCTCGATAGTGGAGAGCAATTCTCGACCCGGTACCTGCTCATCGCGACAGGGCTCATCGACCTGCTTCCGCCGGTTGCGGGGATCGAAGACTTCTATGGCCGCAGCGTGTTTCATTGCCCTTACTGCGACGGATGGGAGAGGCGGGACCAGCCGCTGGCGGCATATGGTGATGGCGCGAAGGGGGCAGAGTACGCCCTGGAGCTGACCGGGTGGAGCAGTGACATAGTTCTCTGCACCGATGGCGGGCCTCTCCCTCCACCGGAACAGCTATCACGGCTTGAGCGAAACGGAATCGGCCTCAGGAGCGAGCGGATTGCGCGTCTTTCGGGGGAGATGGGCAGACTGGAGGCGATAGAATTTGAAGGCGCTCCACCACTTCCTCGAAACGCACTCTTTTTCAGCCCCGGCCAGTTCCAGGCATCGCCGCTGGCGGAGAAGCTGCGATGCTCTGTTACGGAAGGGGTAGTGAACACCGCAAAATTCCAGCAGGTTCATTCACGCCTTTTTGTCGCAGGGGACGCCGCCCGCTCGGTGCAACTGGCAATCGTTGCAGCCGCAGAAGGGGTAGAAGCCGCATTTGCGATCAATACGGCTCTTCTCAAGGAAAATCTAAGGTAG
- a CDS encoding outer membrane protein, whose product MKNVASFLALVMLLSVASSGIASPLRSGFYAGGFLGASVPEKSEVTTIDFSDDRIFEDRVRWDPGMYIGGMAGYDFGYLRLDGELSYRHSEIGAVTDAEGFRFRNPDGDIGALSMMFSGFLDIHNATAVTPYLGGGIGFSALRLSDTFGVDTRGSVQRVLLYEEDDDTVFAYQAGAGFQIALNEPYSLDIGYRYFGTDTARFGRGTTSETSLRYRSHNGLIGFRVDF is encoded by the coding sequence ATGAAGAACGTTGCGTCTTTCTTGGCTTTGGTTATGCTCCTATCCGTCGCCTCTTCCGGTATCGCATCGCCACTCCGTTCCGGATTTTACGCAGGCGGGTTTCTGGGCGCCTCGGTGCCTGAAAAAAGCGAAGTCACCACCATTGATTTTTCCGACGACCGGATTTTCGAGGATAGAGTAAGGTGGGACCCCGGTATGTATATCGGCGGCATGGCAGGGTACGATTTCGGTTATCTGCGCCTTGACGGGGAGCTTTCGTACAGGCATTCGGAGATCGGAGCGGTAACCGATGCGGAAGGCTTTCGCTTTCGCAACCCTGACGGCGACATAGGTGCGCTTTCCATGATGTTCAGCGGCTTTCTGGATATTCACAACGCGACTGCCGTCACTCCGTATCTCGGCGGTGGTATCGGCTTTTCAGCCTTGCGCCTGAGCGATACGTTCGGTGTGGACACGAGAGGATCTGTCCAGAGGGTCCTGCTCTACGAGGAAGATGATGATACTGTCTTTGCCTATCAGGCGGGGGCAGGCTTTCAGATCGCCCTGAACGAACCGTACTCCCTTGACATCGGATACCGGTACTTCGGCACGGATACCGCCCGTTTCGGAAGGGGGACGACGAGTGAGACCAGCCTTCGCTACAGGAGCCATAACGGGCTTATCGGGTTCAGGGTGGATTTTTAG
- a CDS encoding pitrilysin family protein produces the protein MKFHLRIMLTLVLLPLWSTVVLASGLEDKVREHTLANGMKILMVERHNAPTVAAWIRFKVGSVNERSDEHGMAHLLEHMLFKGTKTLGTKDWDAEKKFLPLIEETAQALMAERLKREKADTEKIAALSEKLAKLQEEADKYVVPDVYSELYAKNGAVGFNAFTSKDNTAYMVNLPANKLELWAAVESDRMQNAVLRQFYTERNVVMEERRRSYDAEPAGKLWENFMAAAFVIHPYGQPTIGWMSEIENLSLTQTERFLRAYYAPVNAVVAIIGDIDPEQTIALVEKYFGKIPPGVPVPPVAVEEPPQVGERRTEVIGDAEPELFIGFHKPAWPATDDYVFDVLDMLLTHGKTSRLYQKLVLEKQLATEVSSAAVPGTIYPNLFIISATPRNPHTAREVEEAIYAELERLKTEPVSERDLQRIFNNLEATEIRAMASNGGLAYRLTSFEATTGSWRNFIERRKQVAKVTPQEVMRVARTYFTEENRTVGTIKKREETK, from the coding sequence ATGAAATTTCATCTTCGCATAATGCTGACGCTCGTACTTCTTCCCCTCTGGAGCACAGTCGTTCTGGCCTCCGGGCTCGAAGATAAGGTACGTGAGCATACGCTGGCGAACGGCATGAAGATTCTCATGGTGGAACGGCACAATGCCCCCACCGTCGCCGCATGGATCAGGTTCAAGGTTGGAAGCGTCAACGAGCGTAGCGACGAACATGGCATGGCTCACCTCCTGGAGCACATGCTGTTCAAGGGGACCAAGACTCTCGGCACGAAGGACTGGGATGCCGAAAAGAAATTTTTGCCGCTGATCGAGGAAACCGCCCAAGCCCTCATGGCGGAGCGCCTCAAGCGGGAAAAGGCGGATACGGAAAAGATAGCCGCCCTTTCTGAGAAGCTGGCAAAACTCCAGGAAGAGGCGGACAAATATGTGGTGCCGGACGTATATTCTGAGCTCTACGCCAAGAACGGCGCAGTAGGATTCAATGCCTTCACCTCAAAGGACAACACAGCGTACATGGTGAATCTGCCGGCCAACAAGCTTGAATTGTGGGCTGCAGTGGAATCCGACAGGATGCAGAACGCCGTACTGCGCCAGTTCTACACTGAGCGGAACGTGGTAATGGAAGAACGCCGGCGCAGCTACGATGCGGAACCGGCCGGGAAGCTGTGGGAGAATTTCATGGCCGCGGCCTTCGTGATCCACCCCTACGGGCAACCCACCATCGGATGGATGTCGGAAATTGAAAATCTCTCCCTCACCCAGACCGAACGCTTTCTTCGGGCCTATTATGCGCCGGTCAATGCAGTAGTTGCCATTATCGGCGACATCGATCCGGAGCAGACCATTGCTCTGGTCGAAAAATATTTCGGCAAAATCCCCCCGGGAGTGCCCGTTCCTCCGGTAGCGGTGGAAGAGCCTCCGCAGGTGGGAGAGCGACGGACGGAGGTGATAGGAGACGCCGAGCCGGAGCTTTTCATAGGCTTCCACAAGCCGGCATGGCCCGCAACCGACGATTACGTGTTCGACGTTCTCGACATGCTTCTCACTCACGGCAAGACCTCGCGCCTCTACCAGAAGCTCGTGCTTGAAAAGCAGCTGGCAACCGAAGTCTCTTCAGCCGCGGTGCCGGGCACCATCTACCCGAACCTATTCATCATCAGCGCGACCCCGCGCAACCCGCATACTGCCCGGGAAGTTGAGGAAGCGATCTACGCCGAGCTTGAGCGGCTCAAGACCGAACCTGTCTCCGAGCGGGACCTGCAGCGAATCTTCAACAACCTTGAGGCTACCGAGATCAGGGCAATGGCCTCCAATGGCGGGCTCGCGTACCGCCTCACCAGCTTCGAAGCGACCACCGGCAGCTGGCGCAACTTCATCGAACGTCGAAAGCAGGTCGCCAAGGTTACCCCGCAGGAAGTCATGCGGGTCGCCCGCACCTATTTTACCGAAGAGAACCGGACTGTCGGCACCATCAAGAAGCGGGAGGAAACGAAATGA
- a CDS encoding pitrilysin family protein, giving the protein MRRGIFHIAALLTLALISGCAHNGRTGDPRAMAFPSLEFQIPKAERVVLENGLTVYLMEDRELPLITVTGYIGTGSAYEPAEKTGLAGITGNVLRTGGAEGLPPEKIDDELEFTASAVECAIATDAGTCTMSSLKKNFDRTLDIYSQLLMKPAFRDDRFEVARKQTLEYLRRQNDDPKQLADRELTKAIYQGSPLGRVPTVATVNAINRQDLLDFHSRYFRPNNTILAIAGDFERNEMLAKLTKAFSGWQKRDVSLPQVDPPLPIRQEILLVEKGVNQSVIRMGHLGIEKSNPDLYAIRVMDAILGSNGFNSRLMAEIRTNQGLAYNVGSHFDIGRRFVGTFEAETETKAGSTTKTIGLMKEIIDGMRREPVSDQELKLAKDSIINSFIFGFTSTAAVVSQLARLEYYGYPPGYLENYRQRIAAVTKEDVQRVAKQYLHPEKLVVVVVGSREKFDQPLGTFGEVREIKPDSGTR; this is encoded by the coding sequence ATGAGAAGAGGTATCTTTCATATAGCGGCACTACTGACACTGGCGCTTATCTCCGGATGCGCCCATAATGGGCGAACTGGAGACCCGCGAGCCATGGCCTTCCCATCCCTGGAATTCCAGATACCGAAAGCTGAACGGGTAGTACTCGAAAACGGGCTTACAGTCTATCTGATGGAGGATCGGGAGCTTCCTCTCATCACCGTCACGGGATACATCGGAACCGGCAGCGCGTACGAACCTGCTGAAAAGACGGGTCTCGCAGGCATTACCGGGAACGTCCTCAGGACCGGCGGAGCCGAAGGACTGCCTCCTGAAAAAATAGACGACGAGCTCGAGTTCACGGCATCAGCTGTGGAATGCGCCATAGCCACCGACGCCGGAACCTGCACCATGAGTTCCCTCAAGAAGAATTTCGACCGCACCCTCGACATATACTCACAGCTTCTGATGAAGCCTGCCTTCCGTGACGACCGGTTCGAAGTGGCTCGCAAGCAGACGCTGGAATATCTGCGCCGGCAGAATGACGACCCGAAACAACTCGCCGACCGTGAACTGACAAAGGCGATATACCAGGGTAGCCCCCTCGGCAGAGTCCCCACCGTTGCCACCGTGAACGCAATCAACCGGCAGGACCTCCTGGACTTCCACAGCCGCTATTTCCGCCCAAACAACACCATCCTTGCCATAGCAGGCGATTTCGAGCGAAATGAAATGCTGGCAAAACTCACCAAAGCATTTTCGGGATGGCAGAAGCGGGACGTATCGCTTCCGCAGGTCGATCCTCCCCTGCCTATACGGCAGGAGATCCTCCTTGTGGAGAAGGGTGTCAACCAGTCGGTTATCAGGATGGGACATCTCGGTATCGAAAAGAGCAATCCCGACCTCTATGCGATCAGGGTCATGGACGCAATCCTTGGAAGCAACGGTTTCAACTCCAGGCTGATGGCGGAGATCCGCACCAACCAGGGACTCGCCTATAACGTGGGAAGCCACTTCGACATCGGGCGGCGCTTTGTTGGAACGTTCGAAGCAGAAACGGAAACCAAGGCGGGATCAACTACTAAAACTATCGGTCTGATGAAGGAGATCATCGATGGAATGAGAAGGGAGCCGGTCTCCGACCAGGAACTCAAGCTCGCAAAAGACTCGATCATCAACTCGTTCATATTCGGGTTTACCAGTACCGCCGCGGTAGTAAGCCAGCTGGCACGTCTCGAGTACTACGGCTATCCGCCGGGGTACCTCGAAAATTACCGTCAGCGTATAGCTGCCGTAACAAAAGAGGACGTGCAACGGGTGGCAAAGCAGTATCTTCACCCCGAGAAACTGGTTGTAGTGGTAGTCGGAAGCAGGGAGAAATTCGACCAGCCGCTCGGCACATTCGGCGAGGTCAGGGAGATCAAGCCAGACAGCGGGACACGGTAA